Proteins co-encoded in one Phalacrocorax carbo chromosome 5, bPhaCar2.1, whole genome shotgun sequence genomic window:
- the MPEG1 gene encoding macrophage-expressed gene 1 protein, whose translation MDWVLGGILLAWVSVAWVRGAEQSQELSPAEFLECKKALKLPTLEVLPGWGWDNLRNLDMGRVISLGYSLCKTTEDGSYIIPDEVFTIPRKQSNLDINSEIIESWKDYQSITSASINLELSLLSSINGKFSYDFHRTKTHQVKDHAVTTRVQVRNLVYTAKIDPGAVLDKGFKKQLMMIASHLENNQTRMADFLAEVLVLNYGTHTITSVDAGASLVQEDQIKTTFLKDSWATRSAVTASAGVAFHSIINVKNEESLDVSSGFTKQYLENRTNSRVESIGGTPFYPGITLKTWQEGIRNQLVALDRSGLPLYFFINPSNLPELPTPTVKKLARRVEMAIRRYYTFNTYPGCTDATSPNFNFHANADDGSCEGAMTNFTFGGVFQECAGLAGPDTSTLCRGLEQRNPLTGAFSCPTTYTPVLLGVQEREEGHSHLECHKKCILGVFCHRECQDVFWLSRVQFSAYWCATSGSVAPGSGYLFGGLFSTHSINPITGAQSCPSGYFPLKLFDELRVCVSQDYEGGIQYAVPFGGFFSCQAGNPLAGRHQGTAEDPHAKSCPPGFSQHLALISDSCQVDYCVQAGIFTGGSLPPARLPPFTRPPTNLPPIDTVLVSSGDGDNAWVRDGQTHVWRLAQPEETQHVAEMVRGRGLTGGEVAGITMAVLAGLATILATVCYSHRRYKARGYRAMGEGDGLAAVSPKDSTVLSVGEGYQQEPEGSMA comes from the coding sequence ATGgactgggtgctgggggggatCCTGCTTGCCTGGGTGTCGGTGGCTTGGGTGAGAGGGGCTGAGCAGTCCCAGGAACTGTCCCCTGCAGAGTTTCTGGAGTGCAAGAAGGCCCTGAAGCTCCCAACTCTGGAAGTCCTGCCGGGGTGGGGCTGGGATAACCTCAGGAATTTGGATATGGGCAGAGTCATCAGTCTGGGCTACTCGCTGTGTAAGACCACAGAAGATGGATCTTATATCATCCCAGATGAGGTCTTCACTATCCCTCGCAAGCAGAGCAACCTGGACATTAACTCCGAGATCATCGAGTCCTGGAAAGATTACCAAAGCATCACCTCTGCCTCCATCAACCTGGAGCtgtccctcctctcctccatcAATGGCAAGTTCTCCTACGACTTCCACCGGACCAAGACTCACCAAGTTAAAGACCATGCTGTCACCACCCGAGTACAAGTCAGGAACCTGGTTTACACTGCTAAGATCGACCCAGGGGCAGTTCTGGACAAGGGCTTCAAGAAGCAGCTGATGATGATTGCCAGCCACCTGGAGAACAACCAAACACGGATGGCTGATTTTCTGGCCGAGGTGCTGGTGCTTAACTATGGCACCCACACAATCACCTCTGTGGATGCCGGAGCCAGCTTGGTGCAGGAGGATCAGATCAAGACAACTTTCCTGAAGGACAGCTGGGCCACACGGAGTGCTGTCACGGCCTCAGCTGGCGTGGCCTTCCACAGCATCATCAATGTGAAAAACGAGGAGTCCCTGGACGTCAGCTCTGGCTTCACCAAGCAGTATCTGGAGAACCGCACCAACTCCAGGGTAGAGAGCATTGGCGGTACCCCCTTTTACCCAGGCATCACCCTCAAGACCTGGCAGGAAGGGATCCGAAACCAGCTAGTGGCTCTTGACCGCTCAGGGCTGCCCCTGTACTTCTTCATTAACCCCAGCAACCTGCCAGAGCTGCCAACCCCCACGGTGAAGAAGCTGGCCAGGCGAGTGGAGATGGCTATCCGCCGCTACTACACCTTCAACACCTACCCAGGCTGCACTGATGCCACCTCACCCAACTTCAACTTCCATGCCAATGCTGATGATGgctcctgtgagggtgccatGACCAACTTCACCTTCGGGGGAGTCTTCCAGGAGTGTGCTGGGCTGGCTGGCCCCGACACCAGCACACTGTGccgggggctggagcagaggaacCCCCTCACTGGGGCTTTCTCCTGCCCCACCACCTAcactcctgtgctgctgggcgTGCAGGAGCGGGAGGAGGGCCACAGCCATCTAGAGTGCCACAAGAAGTGCATTCTGGGTGTCTTCTGCCACCGTGAGTGCCAGGATGTCTTCTGGCTCTCCCGGGTGCAGTTCAGTGCCTACTGGTGTGCTACAAGTGGCTCGGTGGCCCCAGGCTCGGGGTACCTCTTTGGGGGGCTGTTCAGCACCCACAGCATCAACCCCATCACTGGTGCTCAGTCCTGCCCCTCGGGGTACTTCCCACTGAAGCTGTTCGATGAGCTCAGGGTGTGCGTGAGCCAGGATTACGAAGGGGGCATCCAGTATGCAGTGCCCTTTGGCGGCttcttcagctgccaggcagggaACCCCTTGGCAGGGCGGCACCAGGGCACTGCTGAGGACCCCCATGCCAAGAGCTGCCCCCCAGGCTTCAGCCAGCACTTGGCGCTCATCAGTGACAGCTGCCAGGTGGATTACTGCGTCCAGGCTGGCATCTTCACGGGGGGTTCGCTGCCACCTGCCCGCCTCCCACCCTTCACCCGGCCCCCCACCAACCTGCCACCCATTGACACTGTGCTGGTgagcagtggggatggggacaatGCCTGGGTCAGGGATGGGCAGACCCACGTGTGGCGGCTGGCCCAGCCAGAAGAGACCCAGCATGTTGCAGAGATGGTGAGGGGCCGGGGGCTGACAGGGGGCGAGGTGGCTGGCATCACCATGGCAGtcctggcagggctggccacCATCCTGGCGACAGTCTGCTACAGCCACAGGAGGTACAAGGCAAGGGGGTATCGTGCAATGGGCGAGGGGGACGGCCTGGCTGCTGTGAGCCCAAAGGACAGCACTGTGCTGAGTGTGGGTGAGGGGTACCAGCAAGAGCCGGAGGGGTCGATGGCATGA